One window of Saprospiraceae bacterium genomic DNA carries:
- a CDS encoding tyrosine phenol-lyase, whose amino-acid sequence MYIKRSWAEPYKMKMVELLKMTTPKQRKKALMEAGYNTFLLRSEDVYIDLLTDSGTSVMSDQQWAGMMLGDEAYAGSRNFYHLENVVKQTYGYNYLIPTHQGRGAENILSKILIKQGDIIPGNMYFTTTRLHQELAGGRFEDIIIDEAHDPENEFPFKGNVDLNKLERLIQTYGADKIPYVSIATSVNMAGGQPISMSNLKEVRALTNKHSIRIIHDMTRVAENAYFIQQREKGYKNKSIAEIVLELCKLTDGATMSAKKDALVNIGGFLAINDWQVFEEARNLVVVYEGLHTYGGLAGRDMEAMAIGIRESIQDDHIKARIGQVEYLGNQMQFFNIPIVKPIGGHGIFVNALKFLPHIPQGNFPAQTLAAEVYLDSGVRTMERGIVSAGRKSSGEHYFPKLELVRFTIPRRVYTQAHMDVIAESTARVYDRRKKIKGMHMTYEPKYLRFFQARFEMLSS is encoded by the coding sequence ATGTATATTAAAAGAAGTTGGGCTGAACCCTATAAAATGAAGATGGTTGAATTACTAAAAATGACGACGCCCAAGCAAAGAAAAAAAGCATTAATGGAAGCTGGTTACAATACGTTTCTTTTGCGTTCTGAAGATGTTTACATTGATTTGCTAACAGACAGTGGTACTTCTGTGATGAGTGATCAACAATGGGCAGGCATGATGTTGGGTGATGAAGCGTATGCTGGCAGCAGGAATTTCTATCACCTTGAGAACGTCGTCAAGCAAACTTATGGATACAATTACCTTATACCTACCCATCAGGGTCGAGGTGCCGAAAATATTTTATCCAAAATACTGATCAAGCAAGGGGATATCATACCAGGAAATATGTATTTCACTACGACCCGATTGCATCAGGAACTGGCTGGTGGAAGATTTGAAGATATTATAATTGATGAAGCACATGATCCTGAAAATGAATTTCCTTTCAAAGGAAATGTTGATTTAAATAAACTTGAACGGTTAATTCAAACTTATGGAGCTGATAAAATTCCGTATGTCAGTATTGCAACCAGCGTCAATATGGCTGGTGGACAACCCATCAGTATGTCAAATTTAAAAGAAGTAAGAGCACTTACCAACAAACATTCTATTCGCATTATCCATGACATGACTCGGGTTGCAGAAAATGCCTACTTTATCCAACAACGCGAAAAAGGGTATAAGAACAAATCGATTGCAGAAATCGTACTTGAACTTTGTAAACTTACCGATGGAGCAACCATGAGTGCAAAAAAGGATGCTTTGGTTAATATTGGAGGATTTTTGGCAATCAACGATTGGCAGGTATTTGAAGAAGCTCGCAATCTGGTAGTTGTTTATGAAGGATTGCATACTTATGGGGGCCTGGCAGGTCGCGACATGGAAGCAATGGCCATTGGAATCCGGGAAAGCATCCAAGATGATCATATTAAAGCACGCATTGGACAAGTTGAATATTTAGGAAATCAAATGCAATTCTTTAACATCCCCATTGTCAAACCAATTGGAGGACATGGCATCTTCGTAAATGCTTTAAAATTTCTTCCACACATCCCACAGGGAAACTTTCCGGCTCAAACTTTGGCAGCAGAAGTGTATCTCGATTCTGGAGTGCGAACCATGGAACGTGGCATTGTTTCAGCAGGAAGAAAATCAAGTGGAGAGCACTATTTTCCAAAATTGGAATTAGTGCGTTTTACCATCCCCAGAAGAGTTTATACCCAGGCTCATATGGACGTTATTGCTGAATCTACTGCCCGGGTGTATGATCGTCGCAAGAAAATCAAAGGCATGCACATGACGTATGAGCCGAAATATTTACGATTCTTCCAGGCCCGCTTTGAAATGCTTTCATCTTAA
- a CDS encoding tryptophanase, whose amino-acid sequence MKTIIEPFRIKSVEPIHFNSAFERSQILARAFYNPFLIHSEDVIIDLLTDSGTSAMSSNQWAGIMQGDESYACSPSFYRFENTVRRITGMNHIIPTHQGRAAENILFNILGGKGKTVLSNTLFDTTRANIEFSGAQGIDLPCAEGKIPSKPAPFKGNIDLEALLKLIQNIGPENIPMVIITVTNNSNGGQPVSMENIRNASSICKQYQIPFFIDACRFAENCYFIKIREKEYSSHSIEEIAHELFSYADGCTMSAKKDAFANIGGFLATQNAALAQSCRNLLVITEGFPTYGGLAGRDLEAIAIGLDEVLDEHYLQYRIRSIEYLAQKLMDHNIPIMQPAGGHAVYLDAKAFLPQIPPDQYPGQSLVCALYIEGGIRSVEIGSLMFGKYQSDCDPKVLIPANQELVRLAIPRRVYTQSHIDYVAEVIIEVWKNRVKLTGYTILEEAPLLRHFTAKLKPIHTN is encoded by the coding sequence ATGAAAACAATCATTGAACCATTCCGGATTAAATCCGTTGAGCCAATCCATTTTAATTCAGCTTTTGAACGCAGTCAGATACTAGCGCGTGCATTTTACAACCCCTTTCTTATACACTCAGAAGACGTGATCATTGATTTGCTCACTGACAGCGGTACAAGCGCTATGAGCAGCAATCAATGGGCCGGAATCATGCAAGGAGATGAATCTTATGCCTGCAGTCCGAGTTTTTATCGATTTGAAAATACCGTTCGCAGAATCACGGGTATGAACCATATAATTCCTACGCATCAGGGACGTGCTGCTGAAAACATTCTCTTTAATATTCTTGGCGGAAAGGGCAAAACCGTATTAAGCAATACCCTATTTGATACGACCCGGGCTAACATTGAATTTTCAGGAGCTCAAGGGATCGATCTACCTTGTGCTGAAGGTAAAATTCCATCTAAACCGGCTCCTTTTAAAGGCAATATTGACCTGGAAGCCTTGCTTAAGCTCATTCAGAATATTGGACCTGAAAATATTCCAATGGTGATTATTACAGTTACAAATAATTCCAACGGAGGACAACCGGTCAGCATGGAAAATATTCGAAATGCTTCGTCGATTTGTAAACAATATCAAATTCCTTTTTTTATTGATGCCTGCCGATTTGCTGAAAATTGTTACTTTATAAAAATCCGGGAAAAAGAATACAGTTCTCACAGCATTGAAGAAATCGCGCATGAATTATTTTCATATGCAGATGGTTGTACGATGAGTGCAAAAAAAGACGCATTTGCAAACATCGGTGGATTTCTGGCCACCCAAAATGCAGCACTAGCACAATCCTGTAGAAATTTATTAGTCATAACGGAAGGATTTCCAACCTATGGCGGATTAGCAGGCAGAGACCTTGAAGCAATTGCAATTGGTTTGGATGAAGTATTGGATGAACACTATTTGCAATATCGTATTCGCAGCATTGAATATTTGGCTCAAAAACTAATGGATCACAACATCCCCATCATGCAACCTGCCGGTGGTCATGCCGTTTATTTGGATGCTAAAGCATTTTTACCACAAATTCCACCGGATCAATATCCTGGTCAATCGTTGGTATGTGCTTTATATATAGAAGGAGGAATCCGCAGTGTCGAAATCGGCTCACTGATGTTTGGAAAGTACCAATCGGATTGTGATCCAAAGGTTTTAATTCCTGCAAACCAGGAATTGGTGCGGTTGGCAATTCCAAGAAGAGTTTATACACAAAGTCACATTGATTATGTTGCTGAAGTGATTATTGAAGTTTGGAAGAATCGGGTTAAATTAACTGGATATACGATTCTGGAAGAAGCCCCTTTATTACGTCATTTTACAGCTAAGTTAAAACCCATTCACACGAACTAA
- a CDS encoding response regulator — MADKTKILLIEDNTEMRENIAEILEISDYIVFTAEDGLKGIQAARQHQPDLILSDIMMPNLDGLGMLKIINQDEHLKDIPVIFLTAKAEKDDFRKGMNLGAEDYLVKPFEAADLLAVIEKKINKYKRISRLKFGKSLTGLLDLHQIQTFPQVKQLLDQTESKVLGKKTKIWNIGDNVNHVYFLEGGIAKEVIESVGDKELILNFYLGPDVVGLNRIFHIRYSSVLELIEECAIKSIPKKLIEDIIIKENLLYAYQAFCTAYSQEYVQRLSINSYGNVREKVAYHLILLSGLFKDKAIALSRDDLASYCGMAKETLIRMLTEFKEEKLIHLDSEGISLLQVQKLNALFL; from the coding sequence ATGGCCGACAAAACTAAAATCCTGTTAATTGAGGATAATACAGAAATGCGTGAAAACATTGCAGAAATACTTGAGATTTCAGATTATATCGTATTTACCGCAGAGGATGGCTTAAAGGGAATCCAGGCAGCAAGACAACACCAACCGGATCTGATCTTAAGTGATATTATGATGCCCAATCTGGATGGTCTAGGCATGTTGAAAATCATCAATCAAGATGAGCATTTAAAGGATATACCTGTAATTTTTCTAACTGCCAAAGCCGAAAAAGATGATTTTAGAAAAGGAATGAATCTTGGAGCAGAAGATTATTTAGTAAAACCCTTTGAAGCGGCAGATCTTTTAGCAGTTATTGAAAAAAAGATTAACAAATACAAAAGAATATCCCGGTTGAAATTCGGAAAATCGCTTACTGGCTTATTGGATTTACATCAGATTCAAACGTTTCCCCAGGTCAAACAACTTCTTGATCAAACAGAAAGCAAAGTACTGGGTAAAAAAACAAAAATCTGGAACATAGGCGATAATGTTAACCATGTTTATTTTCTCGAAGGCGGTATTGCCAAAGAGGTCATAGAATCTGTAGGAGATAAAGAATTAATTTTAAATTTTTATCTAGGACCAGATGTCGTTGGCCTTAATCGAATCTTTCATATACGATATTCAAGTGTCTTGGAATTAATTGAGGAGTGTGCTATTAAATCAATTCCTAAAAAACTCATTGAAGACATTATTATTAAAGAAAATTTACTCTACGCATATCAGGCATTTTGTACCGCTTATTCACAAGAATATGTACAAAGACTTTCAATCAATTCTTATGGAAATGTAAGGGAAAAAGTGGCTTACCATCTGATACTTTTGTCAGGATTGTTTAAAGACAAAGCGATTGCGTTAAGTCGTGATGACCTTGCATCTTATTGTGGCATGGCTAAAGAAACCTTGATTCGTATGCTTACGGAATTTAAAGAAGAAAAATTAATACACCTGGATTCTGAAGGCATTAGTTTGCTCCAGGTTCAAAAGTTGAATGCCTTGTTTTTATAA
- a CDS encoding PAS domain S-box protein — MDSNSQHFYKTGNFLSSVLETAIDAIIIINAEGTILLLNEGAAKIFGYEKSELLLMNVNVLTPEPHFSQHNQYIKNHIQSGINKIIGIGREVVGVKKDGTQFPVRLAVSKFTVEEQIYFTGVIHDLTAQKEVEQKLIYVNKNLENLVDSRTGQLRESIHQLSSNNQALETEINERIEIEKKLKLREKELLNALEKERDLNLLKSRFVSIASHEFRTPLANILSSINLIERYDSEETRDKKINHLGKIKNNIHYLNGILNEFLTLTRIEEGKFNIKLESIDLIHLVHEITEEFNLLKKPEQTIRMRYETNPEYHILTDQNCVRHIINNLIANAVKYSGDTSKIDIKIKDTEEQTEISVADDGIGIPESEQKFIFDIFYRGSNVLNIQGTGLGLNIVKKYLDVLQGSISFNSKENEGTQFTIKLPKHGRQN, encoded by the coding sequence ATGGACTCCAATTCACAACATTTTTATAAAACAGGAAACTTTTTAAGTTCTGTATTAGAAACGGCCATTGATGCGATCATTATTATTAACGCAGAAGGGACGATTCTTCTGTTAAACGAAGGCGCGGCCAAGATATTTGGCTACGAAAAATCTGAATTATTATTAATGAATGTCAATGTTTTAACTCCGGAACCTCACTTCAGTCAACATAATCAATATATAAAAAATCATATTCAATCAGGAATAAATAAAATAATTGGAATTGGTAGGGAGGTTGTTGGCGTTAAAAAAGATGGAACCCAATTTCCAGTTCGACTCGCAGTCAGCAAATTTACAGTTGAAGAACAAATTTATTTTACCGGAGTCATACATGATTTAACTGCCCAAAAAGAAGTCGAACAAAAACTGATCTATGTAAATAAAAATCTCGAAAATTTAGTGGATTCCAGAACAGGCCAACTTCGGGAAAGTATCCACCAATTAAGTTCGAATAACCAGGCACTGGAAACAGAAATCAATGAGCGCATTGAAATTGAGAAAAAATTAAAACTGCGGGAAAAAGAACTTTTGAATGCCTTGGAAAAAGAACGCGATTTGAATTTACTTAAATCCCGGTTTGTTTCAATTGCATCTCATGAGTTCCGAACGCCTCTGGCCAATATCTTAAGCTCAATTAACCTCATTGAGCGCTATGATTCTGAAGAAACCCGTGATAAAAAAATCAATCACTTAGGTAAAATTAAAAACAATATACACTATCTGAATGGAATTCTCAATGAATTTTTAACCTTAACCCGTATAGAAGAAGGAAAATTTAATATTAAATTAGAATCCATTGATCTCATCCATTTAGTCCATGAAATTACAGAAGAATTTAACTTATTAAAAAAACCAGAACAAACCATTCGGATGCGTTATGAAACCAATCCGGAATACCATATTTTAACAGATCAAAATTGCGTCCGGCATATTATAAATAATTTAATTGCGAATGCCGTTAAATATTCGGGAGACACTTCCAAAATCGATATTAAAATCAAGGATACGGAGGAGCAAACAGAAATTTCAGTGGCTGATGATGGAATTGGAATTCCAGAAAGCGAACAAAAATTTATTTTTGATATTTTTTACAGAGGATCCAATGTATTAAATATTCAGGGAACCGGACTTGGATTGAATATTGTAAAAAAATACCTGGATGTACTCCAGGGAAGTATCAGTTTTAATTCAAAAGAAAACGAAGGCACCCAATTTACCATTAAATTACCTAAACATGGCCGACAAAACTAA
- a CDS encoding CBS domain-containing protein: protein MKKPVSDIMTRELVTLTPEDDLFMVKELFENHSIHHIPVVHFRNLVGLVSKTDFLLFANSILEGNSVEIHSDQKLKFTKVKQIMVTRLGKLEPDDRIEVAIDVFLTNYFHCLPVVQKDELLGLVTPYDILRYISNPA from the coding sequence TTGAAGAAGCCAGTTAGTGATATTATGACACGTGAGTTGGTTACCCTGACTCCAGAGGATGATTTGTTTATGGTAAAGGAATTATTTGAAAACCATTCCATCCACCATATCCCTGTAGTCCATTTTCGAAATTTAGTAGGCTTGGTAAGTAAAACTGACTTTTTATTATTTGCCAATTCGATATTAGAAGGAAATTCTGTTGAAATTCATAGTGATCAAAAATTGAAATTCACAAAGGTGAAGCAAATCATGGTAACCAGATTGGGGAAATTGGAGCCAGATGATCGAATTGAGGTTGCAATTGATGTATTTTTAACAAATTATTTTCATTGTTTGCCTGTGGTTCAAAAAGACGAACTGCTTGGCTTAGTGACGCCTTATGATATTTTAAGGTATATCAGCAATCCAGCTTAA
- a CDS encoding universal stress protein, with the protein MVPFNKILCPYDFSEYSKHALAWTLKLNESNNLSIYILHIMINPLLYETGSPVFGNQIYADDLLSKLREENQVQLDELMAQLQIDHPEMELHLICKESNDIGACIIESQQELTADLIVMGSHGRKGIKRFVLGSVAEDVVRHANCPVLVVR; encoded by the coding sequence ATGGTACCTTTTAATAAAATTCTTTGTCCGTACGATTTTTCAGAATACTCTAAGCATGCATTAGCATGGACATTAAAGTTGAATGAATCAAATAATTTATCCATTTATATTTTGCATATTATGATTAATCCTTTGTTGTATGAAACAGGGAGTCCGGTATTTGGAAATCAAATTTATGCAGACGACCTTTTAAGTAAATTGCGAGAGGAAAATCAAGTACAACTAGATGAATTGATGGCTCAATTACAAATAGACCATCCTGAGATGGAATTGCATTTAATCTGTAAGGAAAGTAATGATATTGGTGCTTGCATTATTGAATCTCAGCAAGAATTAACTGCAGATTTAATTGTAATGGGATCCCATGGACGAAAAGGAATTAAGCGTTTTGTATTGGGCAGTGTAGCGGAGGATGTAGTCAGACATGCCAATTGCCCGGTACTGGTTGTGCGATAA
- a CDS encoding Hsp20/alpha crystallin family protein, which translates to MDSLSRINRNFPFFSTIPTWYDDFSGSELFKGNALNFPAINVLESIKHFSIEIAAPGFSKSNFKLKVDDNSTLTISVEKQDQQDTMDKANWKHREFNYTAFNRSFPCPIL; encoded by the coding sequence ATGGATTCTTTAAGTCGAATTAACAGGAATTTCCCTTTTTTTAGTACGATTCCTACCTGGTATGATGACTTTTCAGGTTCAGAACTATTCAAAGGGAATGCATTAAACTTTCCTGCAATTAATGTTTTGGAAAGTATTAAACATTTTTCAATTGAAATCGCCGCTCCTGGCTTTTCAAAATCTAATTTTAAACTAAAAGTTGATGATAATTCCACATTGACCATTTCAGTGGAAAAACAAGACCAGCAGGATACGATGGATAAGGCCAATTGGAAGCATAGAGAATTTAACTATACAGCATTCAACAGAAGTTTTCCTTGCCCAATTCTATAG
- a CDS encoding Hsp20/alpha crystallin family protein: protein MPNSIDQSHITAAYVDGILKIHLPKLEQFEEKVSKEIKIA, encoded by the coding sequence TTGCCCAATTCTATAGACCAATCTCACATTACAGCTGCTTATGTAGACGGGATTCTTAAAATTCATTTGCCTAAGCTTGAACAGTTTGAAGAAAAAGTATCTAAGGAAATTAAGATTGCCTAA
- a CDS encoding sulfite exporter TauE/SafE family protein, giving the protein MLAEILGTVGGFGSSIYFVPLAEYFLDFQTVLGITALFHVSSNLTKIGLFRKGIDPRILIYLGIPAVLFVILGAALSRYVKKETFELSISILLVILGLALLLFRNIKLNINPVNSITGGALSGFVAGLMGTGGAIRGLVLSAFQLEKEVYIASSAIIDLGVDVSRSVVYVMNGYVHNDILYLVPLLILVSLIGTYLGKLILNRIPSERFQKMTLVLILLIGMGGIVKVLLRSYNNI; this is encoded by the coding sequence ATTCTGGCTGAAATTCTTGGAACCGTTGGTGGTTTTGGGTCTTCAATTTATTTTGTACCTCTGGCAGAGTACTTTTTAGATTTCCAAACAGTCCTTGGAATTACAGCATTATTTCATGTATCAAGCAATCTTACTAAAATTGGGCTATTTCGCAAAGGAATAGATCCTAGGATTCTGATCTATCTGGGAATTCCGGCAGTTCTATTTGTTATATTAGGAGCAGCATTAAGTCGTTATGTCAAGAAAGAAACTTTCGAATTGAGTATTTCCATTTTGTTGGTAATACTTGGTTTGGCATTGTTGTTATTTCGCAATATAAAGTTGAATATAAATCCTGTAAATTCTATAACAGGGGGTGCACTTTCTGGGTTTGTTGCTGGTCTAATGGGTACCGGTGGTGCTATCAGAGGATTGGTTTTATCTGCATTTCAACTCGAAAAAGAAGTTTATATCGCAAGTTCTGCCATCATTGATCTTGGGGTTGATGTAAGCAGAAGCGTGGTATATGTGATGAATGGGTATGTACATAATGACATCCTTTATTTAGTGCCTTTGCTTATTCTAGTAAGTTTAATTGGAACCTATTTAGGTAAATTGATTTTGAATCGAATCCCATCAGAACGATTTCAAAAAATGACCTTAGTATTAATTTTATTGATTGGAATGGGCGGTATTGTAAAAGTATTGTTGAGATCTTACAACAACATTTGA
- a CDS encoding DinB family protein: protein MTFNLNQIVEVLERSPDVLECLVAGRSDIWIYTNEGAESWSPFDVMGHVVHAEKTSWIQRIEVILNGNGSGTFQSFDRFAQFENSKGKSISELCTEFRQERNSNLKLLEEMKLGASDFIKTGIHPQFGQVTLSQLLATWMAHDLDHIYQIVRVMAKQYKEDAGPWVEFLRILRS, encoded by the coding sequence ATGACGTTTAATTTAAATCAAATAGTAGAAGTACTCGAGCGAAGCCCAGATGTATTGGAGTGTCTAGTAGCGGGTCGTTCAGATATATGGATTTATACTAATGAAGGAGCTGAAAGCTGGTCTCCTTTTGATGTTATGGGGCATGTTGTACATGCAGAAAAGACAAGCTGGATTCAACGTATTGAAGTTATTTTAAACGGAAATGGTTCCGGTACATTTCAATCTTTCGATCGATTTGCACAATTTGAAAACTCAAAAGGGAAGTCCATCAGCGAACTTTGCACTGAATTCCGCCAGGAACGAAATTCGAATTTGAAATTATTGGAAGAAATGAAGCTAGGAGCATCCGATTTTATAAAAACAGGCATTCATCCTCAATTTGGCCAAGTAACATTGAGTCAACTGCTTGCTACCTGGATGGCTCATGATCTGGATCATATTTATCAAATAGTACGGGTTATGGCAAAGCAATACAAAGAGGATGCCGGTCCATGGGTGGAATTTCTCAGAATCCTGCGATCGTAA
- a CDS encoding O-antigen translocase encodes MSGLYAVINMITGLIITKLSAKIIGPVGTAYIGKFGNISGLILIIATASIATGIVKYVSEHKDNKQKLKEIIQTAFSIIGIGSLICCLFVLISSSYLNQAAFKDQDFKIVFILYGCFLILISLQVLITGILNGLGEINKLTYVNIAASLLNLITTLILITKYNVIGALLSNSLFALFSTLTGMIALGKLKFLNREFFKFHLNLEFAKQLIKYGVFSAITSFSWMWSMIIIREMVEWNLSITDAGLWQAMFSLSDRYLAVITGTMVVYFIPKLSGISETSELVREIRKAFKRIIPVMIFIAGTIWLCRDLIISILLAETFRPMRVLFGFQMMGDVFRISAIILSYIITSKAMFRSGLKADLSFHALLIVCTYFCLKQFGLVGCSYAYAIACLLYFCIYLIIFKDLIVLIKKSVLPKPWKQQMGLKGGRAGGLKG; translated from the coding sequence ATGAGTGGCCTTTACGCTGTGATCAATATGATTACTGGCCTTATAATAACGAAGTTGAGTGCAAAAATAATAGGTCCGGTTGGTACGGCTTACATTGGTAAATTTGGAAACATCTCAGGACTGATCCTAATCATCGCGACTGCTTCAATTGCTACCGGCATTGTAAAATATGTTTCTGAGCACAAAGACAACAAACAGAAACTTAAAGAAATAATTCAAACTGCCTTTAGCATTATTGGAATTGGCTCGCTAATCTGTTGTCTCTTTGTATTAATCAGCTCAAGTTACTTGAATCAAGCTGCATTTAAAGATCAGGATTTTAAAATTGTATTTATACTGTATGGTTGTTTTTTAATACTTATTTCACTTCAAGTTTTAATCACAGGGATATTGAATGGCTTAGGTGAAATCAATAAACTGACTTACGTAAATATAGCCGCTTCTTTATTAAATTTAATCACTACGCTGATTCTTATTACAAAGTACAATGTAATAGGAGCCTTGCTTTCGAATTCACTGTTTGCACTATTTTCTACCTTAACAGGGATGATTGCATTAGGCAAATTGAAATTTCTAAATAGAGAATTTTTCAAATTTCATTTGAATTTGGAATTTGCAAAACAGTTGATTAAATATGGAGTTTTTTCAGCCATTACATCTTTTAGTTGGATGTGGTCTATGATAATAATCCGAGAAATGGTTGAATGGAATCTGAGTATTACAGATGCTGGATTGTGGCAAGCAATGTTTAGCCTTTCAGATCGCTATTTGGCTGTGATTACCGGCACGATGGTCGTTTATTTTATTCCAAAACTTTCAGGCATTTCAGAAACGAGTGAATTGGTTCGAGAAATCCGAAAAGCTTTTAAACGGATCATTCCGGTAATGATTTTTATAGCTGGAACTATCTGGCTTTGTCGTGATTTGATTATATCGATTTTATTAGCAGAAACCTTCAGACCCATGCGTGTTTTATTCGGCTTTCAAATGATGGGAGATGTTTTTCGCATTTCTGCGATCATACTGAGCTATATCATCACATCAAAAGCCATGTTTAGAAGTGGCTTGAAAGCTGATTTATCCTTTCATGCATTATTAATTGTCTGCACTTACTTTTGTCTTAAACAATTTGGTTTAGTAGGCTGTAGTTATGCATATGCAATTGCTTGTTTACTTTATTTCTGCATTTATCTGATTATTTTTAAAGACCTCATCGTACTTATCAAAAAAAGTGTATTGCCAAAACCCTGGAAACAGCAGATGGGGCTGAAGGGAGGAAGGGCTGGAGGGCTGAAGGGCTGA